agtgggccgggttaggatgattttttattttttttgctgttgggcccggcccggcccgacccacttaacaGCCATAGTATAAACTGAGCTTTAATCAAACTAAGTTGTATAACAACAACATAGTGTAATCCCGCTCGGTGAGACCTGGCCGGAAGAGTAGGTGAACACATTCCTTATATTCCTACCTCATAGAGTTGTTTCCAAAAGACCAACTCATAACAAAGCATCAATGTTTAAAATTAACATAGAGAGACAATAGGGGCATAACAGATTACCTGGATTACGCTTGGGATCATTACTCATCATCCCAGAGAAAGCTACTTGGTTACCCATTTTTGCACTAGATCCCAACTTACTATTCTTCCTCTGAAGACAATGTGTAACATTTTCGCACCATCCACCTCCCTTAAATATCCaaatttaacaaatttatttaattaataatttgttAGTCTAATATAGAAGAAATTCACGAGAATAAATGTTATAATCTAAACTGAAATTTGATTAATAAATCTCAGGGATggacaattggttttggaaattaaaatttaaagttctTTCACTATTATTAAAATAACTTTCATAGATATCAATAGGGTTCTATAACAAAACTAACCTCAATTGATAGTACCCAATTATTCACTCCTGTGCCTGATCCTCTATCAAGATGGTATGCTGGCGGAGTTCCATCCAAGCAAACTATAAACACAACAT
This genomic window from Capsicum annuum cultivar UCD-10X-F1 unplaced genomic scaffold, UCD10Xv1.1 ctg58700, whole genome shotgun sequence contains:
- the LOC124893396 gene encoding pectin acetylesterase 8-like encodes the protein MMTTFLFFFVSSLIFVSIESHFVNITILQRAVAKGAVCLDGTPPAYHLDRGSGTGVNNWVLSIEGGGWCENVTHCLQRKNSKLGSSAKMGNQVAFSGMMSNDPKRNPGNLLCPYCLSMLILNIDALL